GCATCAGATTTTCAATGGCCGTTTCGCTGAACTCTCCCACAGGATGCACTCGCACAGCCCCGAATGCGGACTTCTCATTCTTACTCGCCAGATTTCTCGTGAAAATATCGGGGATAATTTCCGTGACGCTCAGGCAATCGTCCTCATCGCGATCCATCAAGGGAATCCAGGAGGGGAGCACCGCCAACTCTTCGCGGCTTAATCGACCATCTTTCTTGCTGTTGAGCCGGTTAAAAAACTCTTTCGTCACCTCTTCGGCATAGGCATCACCCAGATTTAAATTTCGGGAAGTGATCAGGTACTGCCCGGAAGGCTCATAGTAACGGATAAATTCTTCCAGGCTGATTTTGCCATCTTTATTCTTGTCGAATTTATCGAAGGTCCGCGAGGGATCATTCGGCGAGGCATAAGCGTATCCATTGGAGATCAGGCTTTGGATGGCAGTATTCGAAAAGACGAATTCGGCCTCGGACGGGCTAAGAAAACCATCGCCATCCCGATCCAGGAATTTGAAGAACTCTTTGAGTTTCGACTCGAAAGTTTTATCGAGCGATCCGGTTTTGGCATTGATGTGCACGAACACCCGAATCGGCTTGGTTTCGGTATAGAAAATGACTTCCTGAATATTCGGCACAATACTTTTGGGAGTACTAATAGCCGGATTTTCCGCCAGCAGCAGCGGCAGCCCCAGTAGGGGCACAATCAGTGGGAGTAGTCGTCGCATGGGATCCGCCTCGAATATTTCGCTATTATCCGATCAGGCTTTGAATCGGTTTGGCCACCTTGTCGACTACCCGAACCGGACGGCCGACGTTCGAGGCGTTGTTCTTGTTGTAATCGATGCCCAGTGCCAGGGCTAAAGTCGACAGGAGATCGGGAACATCGGTCTTCCCTTCTTCAACTGTAGTGCCATCCGCACTGGTCTTGCCGTAGGCTTGCCCGCCTTTGATGCCGCCGCCCGCCAACACGGCTGACCACGCATTCGGGAAGTGATCGCGACCACGCCCGCCGTTGATTTTCGGGGTTCGGCCGAACTCGCCCATACAGAGAATCGTGGTGGATTCCAACAGCCCGCGTTCGCGCAAGTCGGCCATGAGACTTGCCCAACCCGAATCGAGTATCCCGGCCAGATTTTTCACTTGATCGAAATTGTTCTGGTGCGTATCCCAACCACCGAGATTGACTTCGATAAACGGGACGCCCCGCTCCACAAGTCGCCGGGCGAGCAGGCAGCCCTGCCCGAACAGATTGCGTCCGTAATCGTCGCGGGTCTTATCTTTTTCGGTTGTGAGATCGAAAGCCTTGGCCCCGACCGACTTCATGAGCTTAACCGCGCGTTGATACGCCAGGTGCTGGCTTTGAACGACCAGATTGGGTCGATCGGAGCCAAACTGATTCTGCAGATCTTTAAGCAAATCGAAGCGACCCGTTGCCTGCGATTCTTCAATATCCTTCGGACGATCGAGATCTTGAACTTTTAAGAGTTCATCGACCATGGAACCGCTGGGAGGCGGACCAAAACTTCCTTCCCCGACGATCAGAGGAGCAAACATTGGCCCCAGATAGCCCGAGGTAAAGGCGGCGTTGTTCAACTGACGGAACGGAGAAATGCTCACAAAAGAGGGCATCTCGCTAGCCGGATCGCCGAGTTCTTTGGCGAAGAGGGAACCGAGTGTCGGGTATTGCAAGGCCCCCTGCTGCACATAACCCGTTCTGAGGTAGTATGTAGCACGCCCATGATCGCCCTCGCGAGTGGACATACCTCGAACGATAGCGAGATCTTTGCCGAACTTGGACAGTTTTTGCAGCGGTTCCCCCAACTTCAAACCGGGAACATCGGTCGAAAGTTCCTTGAAGGGACCACCGTTCTCGTGGCCGGGCTTTAGATCCCACATATCGATGGTAGCCGGTCCTCCCGAGAGCCACAGCAAAATGCAGGACTTTTGCCGTTTGGGATTTTTGGCGTTTTCCTGTGCGAAAGCCGTAAACCAGGGAGCCGTTGCTCCACCCAGTACGCCGGCCATGCCAAGTTTGGTAAACTCCCGTCGTGAGATTTCCGGTAACATAGTATGTCTCTTTCGCGATAGGGCTTTAAGTCGGATGTTCGGTTAGTGATTCAACATGAACTCACTGGAATTCAGCAGAGCCCAAAAAATATCGGTGTAGTTTTTCTTTTTGGTTTCCGGATCTTTCGATTTATCCAGATAGGATTGATATTTTTGCAGTTCTTCCTTCGTTGGCATCCGGCTGAGAGTCGCCAGGAAGAGCGATTCGATTTTCCCCGTCGGACTGAGGAACGGCGCATCGACCACACCAGCCAGGAATAAAGACTTATTCAAGTCGGTCTGGTTGTTGAGAAAATTGCCGTTCATCAGGGTCAACGCCTGAAGAATACTCGTCTGCCGTTCGATCAGGGCTTCCGGGCTGCTGAACTTGCTGACGATGGCCGCCCGCCCGGAACGCATTCCCCGAACCATTTGGGGGATTTCCTGAAATCCTTCGCGTAAGCCCGTCGCCTGCACTAGCGAATCGTAAAGTTGCTCGCCGGACATTCCGCGCACGTTCGCCCGCGCGAAATTCTTGGGATTCGACTGGCTTTGATGCGTCATCTTGCTCGATCGCTGATAGACCTTGCTGCGGGCAATGGCATTCATCATAAACTGCAAATCGAAACCGCTCTCGATAAACGCCTGGGCCAACGCTTTCTGTAACTCCGGAATCAATGGCGGATTGTCTTCAGAGGGTTCATCGATGGGATCGGTCAGCCCCAAGCCGAAGAAATGCTGCCAAATGCGATTGGTCATATTCGCAGCGAAATACGGGTTGTCTTTCGATGTCAGCCAGTTGACGAATACTTCCCGCGGGCTTTCTTTGTCATCTTTGAATTTGGGCATTTCCCCGTTGATAAATTTCACCGTTACCGTTTTCCCGAGTTCCGGAATCACAATACTCCGACGGGCCTTGGCGTCGCCGCTCGCCGCGATCGTCGGATTGACTTCCGAAAAGAATGCGGCCAGTTCCCAGAACTGTTCCCGTTTGAAACTGTTGAAAGGATGGTTATGGCATTGAGCACACTCGAGCTTAACGCCCATAAACAAACGGCTGGCGGCCGCCGCGACACTGGCGGGATTGAATTCATTGACGCGGTTAAAGGCTGCGGGCGGATCGTCCTTCTCCATTTGCATTCGCCCCTGCCGATCGGTAAATTGCGACGAAGCGGTCAGAATATCGCGAACGATGACATCCAGTTTTTCTTTGTTTCGCAATTTTTCCCGTAAATACTTTTCGAAACCGACCCCCGCATCCGCGAACTGCGCATTCTCCAGTGTCTGCGGCAGCCATTGCTGTCGGAGAACGTTGGCGAAGTAGTTGTAGAACTGGGACCGATCTTCCAAGCGTGAAATGAGTTTAGCCCGCTTTTGGGGATCGCGATCCGTCAGAAACTGGCGTACTTCCTGAACGGTGGGAATCCGGCCCACGAGATCCAGCGAAATCCGGCGGAAAAATTCGGCATCATCCGCCAGGGGGGCGGGAGTGATATCGTTCTTTTTCCAGAATTTGTCGAATTCCGAATCGATGAGATCGGCGAGTTTTTGCTCGCGAATCTCCCGATCAGGGACGGACTCTTTTTTGGAAGCCTGGCCGAGGGCGGCCTGACTGCCGATTCCCAGCCCGACTAAAAGCAAAAGGTTGCGAACTAACATTGGGTCGCTCCCGGGCGATTATCTTCTTCTACATCGATAACGCCCCTGAGAGCTGCGGATTTCAAATCTTATCTAAACTCGCCGTCCACCGTTCAGGCTTTTTTCAACCGTATCGTCAGAGGCATTCCATCAATTTTAACGCTCGTAGTGTCGAGGGCATTGTCCAATTGTTCTTTCCACTCGGTGGTTAAGGTCTCTTCTCCGATGGAATTGCGATGGGCCTGCAACGATTGGCGAATCTCTTCCGCCTCCGACTCAATGGAAAGCACAATGCGATCTTCCATCTCCAAGTTGGCCTTTTTGCGAAGATCCTGCACATTGCGAATAATATCCCGCGCCAAACCTTCCAGGCGGAGCTCCGGAGAAATCTTCGTATCAAGCAGTACCTGAGTGCCCTTCTCCACCACCCCCGCAAAGCCAGCGGGGGCCTCGTAATTGACGATGAAATCGCCCGATTCCAGGGGCACCTCGGCAATCTCAAAAGATCCCTTCTTTAACGCTTCGTAAAGCTGGCTGGCTTTCAGCGTGGCGATATAGGCGTTTACTTCCTTCAATTTTGCACCACACTTCGCCCCGGCCGTCTTCATATTCAGCTTCACCGAATCTTTCATCAGGGCTGGGGCATCGGTCGGGATAATCTTAACCTTCTTGACATTCAACTCTTCGCAAAGTTGATCGCCAAATCGTTCCGCGGCCCGGCGTTCCGCATCCTCGGCCGGTTGAACGATCAACTCCGCCAAAGGTTGACGGGTCTTAATCTTGGCGACGTTGCGGGCCGCTCCACCGACCGAAACCAGTTTCAGGAGGGCATTGACCTCCTCGGAGAGTGTAGAATCCAGCCAATCCTCTTGAACCTTGGGATAAGCCACCAGATGAACGCTCTCGGCATCTTTTGGCGAACGCAGATTCTGCCAGAGATCCTCGGCCAGGAACGGAACGATCGGCGCAATCAACTGAGCTAGTGATTTCAAAACGACATACAGAGTCTGATAAGCACTCGATTTATCGTTGCCCTGCTCACTCTTCCAGAACCGTCGGCGCGACCGACGCACATACCAGTTGCTCAATTTGTCATCGATGAACGATTCCACTTCCAGGCAGAATCGTTGCGTATCGAATGATTCGAACGACTCCCGAGCCAGTTTCACCAGTCCCTGCAAATCGGAAAGGATCCAGCGATCCAGATCGGAGCGTTGCGAAAAAGGAATCGGCTCGGCGGTTCGGTCGAAGTCATCCAACCGGGCATAATTCACAAAGAAAGCGTAGGTATTCCAGAGCTTCAAAACGAACTTGGCTCGAAGCTCATTGGCCGGGACGGGACCAAAGTTCAAATTCTGAGCCGGGTTGTGCCGGCAGTAGAGCCAGCGCATCACATCCGCCCCGATGGGCGGGTAGGAAGCTCTAACTGCCCTTATGGGCTTCCCTTCTTTATCCTTTTTTTCGACCACTTCGAAGGAAAGTGCTCCCTCCGGCAATTTCGGTTGTTCTTTTTCCTTCAAAGGATGATCGATGGTGAATCCCGACTCGGCCGCCCCTATGAACTCAATCGAATTCCCTTCGCTCTTGTGCATCGCCCGGCCGTCTTGATCGAGTACGGTCGCAAAGCCCAGGAGAGTTTTGAACGGCGGCTGGCCGTCGCTCATCATGGTGCTCATGGCCAGCAGAGCATAGAACCAGTTGCGGAACTGCCCGGGGAAACTTTCCGTGATGAATTCGGCGGGGTACCACTGCTTCCAGTATTCCCGGTCGGTATTCCATTTCATTGTGCTGAAGGCCACAATCCCCGCATCGAGCCAAGGATTCCCAACGTCCGGAACGCGACTCATCAAATTACCGGTCTTGGGATTTCGAATCTTGATCTGGTCGACCCAGGGCCGGTGCGGTGTGTTGCCTTCGAATTCCGACCAGCCTTCCACGGCTCGCTGCTTCAACTCTTCACGCGAGCCAATCACTTCGAAATCGCCTGTCTGAGGATCCACCCAGATCGGTAGTGCCAGGCCCCAATAGCGTTTCTTGGAGATCATCCAATCGCCCATGTTGCGAAGCCAATCCAATTCGCGAGCGCGACCGTTCACACTTTCCGGCAAGAAAGTCACCTGCTCGACCACCCGCATGATCTCATCGCGCCAAGTCATGGAGATGTACCATTCATCCACCAGCCGATAGAGCAATTCCTGCTTGCAGCGCCAGCAGTGCGGGTACTTGTGCGGATACTGTTCGACCGCGAACAGAATGCCCTTCTGCTTCAGATAATTGATGATCCAATCGACCGTTTCTGGCGGATTGGCATGCTTACCGGAAAGTTCACCGAAACCGGGCAGAAAATGGCCAGTCTCATCCAGCGGTGCAACGAAAGGAATCAGATTTTCTTTGCCCAGGTGAAAGTCTTCCGCACCGCAACCCGGGGCGATGTGAACTATCCCAGTACCTTCACTCTCGCCGACATCTTTCCAAGCGATGACGCGATGCGCCTGCTTAGCGGAATAATCCTTGGACCAGCCCTGCTTGCTGACCACTTCCGCCAATTCCGCCGGATAACCGTAAGGAGCGTTTTGAGCTTCGACCTGATCGAACGGCCCGTTGTAAGCCCAGCCGATCATCTCCTCGCCCTTGAGTTCTCCCAGGATTTCAAAGCCTTCCTTGCCCGCTTTCTCTTTGAAAATCTGCTCCAGGCTCTTGAGTTTGGGAACCCCCTCCACCCATTCCTTGGCTTTGAATTGTTCTTCGAGTCGAGCCGCTTTGAAAGCCCCCTTAGCAATATAATAAATCTCCGAACCGAGCTTGATCTTCAGATAAACCAGTTCCGGATTCACCGCGGCGGCCACATTCGAAGTTAGAGTCCAGGGAGTAGTCGTCCAGGCAATCAGGTTCTCGCCCGGCTTATCGCGAAGGGGAAATTTCACGAATATCGCCCGGTGCGCAATGATCTTATAACCTTCGCTCTTCTCCATTTCGCTGATGCCCGTGCCGCAGCGGCCGCACCACGGCATAGCATCGAAACCACGGTACAACAACCCGCGATGGTGGCACTTTTTGAGGAAGGACCAGATGGTGTAATTGTTTTCTTCACTATTGGTGAAGTAGCTTTTGCGATTATCCGGAGACTTTTTGAAATCTTCTTCGGTGTCCCAATTCATCCAGTAACCGAGCCGAATCGATTGCTTCGTCTGGATATCGGCGTACTTATCGACGCGGGCTTTGCAGAGATTAACGAACTTGGCAACGCTAGCTTCCGGATCGCCCGGCACCAGCGCTTCGATGTCCTTCTTGCTATGGAGCTTGAGTTCTTTCTCGACTTCCACTTCGACCCACAGTCCCTGGCAGTCAAAACCTTGTTGGTAGCGGAGTGCGTGGCCGGTCATTGCGAAATAACGGCAGTAGGCATCCTTATAAGTGCGGTTCCAGGCGTGGTGCACCCCCATCGGATTATTGGCCGTGATGGGACCATCCAGAAAGGACCACTTCGGCTTCCCGGCGTTTTGAGCCTTCAGCTTTTCGAAGATTTGTTTTTCCGCCCAGAAGTTCAATATCGCACTTTCCCGAGCGGGAAAATCAACTCCGGATGTCGCAACTTTCTCAAAACTCATATCTAACCTCATGTACTCCAATTGACTCAGTTTATAGTTGAGAGTCCGCATGAGTAGCGATGTTCGACCCGTTCGACTGGCAGTTTTGTTGTCGGGAGGCGGTACAACTCTGCAGAATCTGATTGATCGGGCAGGCGATGGTTCCCTCTCCGTTCAAATTGTGCTCGTCATCTCGAGTAAACCGAGCGTTTACGGCCTCGAACGAGCCAAACTCGCGAACATCCCTTCACTCGTTCTGCCTCGAAAGAGTTTTCCCGATTTAGCGGCCTTCAGCTCGGCCAATTTCGCGGCCATTCGCGAATCGGGGGCGGAATTGGTTTGCCTGGCCGGTTATCTGCAAAAACTGCTGATTCCGAGGGATTACCAGGGAAAAGTGCTGAACATTCACCCCTCCCTGCTTCCCAAATTCGGCGGCAAAGGGATGTACGGCCATCACGTTCACGAAGCGGTAATCGCCGCCGGGGAAACAGAAAGCGGTTGCACCGTTCATTACGTCGATGATGAGTACGACCATGGGGAAATCGTACTCCAACGGAAGGTTTCCATCAGTCTGGCGGATACCCCGGATAGCTTAGCTGCCAAGGTTTTTGAACAGGAATGCCTCGCCTATCCGGAGGCGCTTCGCAAAGTGCTAGCCAGCCGACAAATCACCCCGCCATCAGCTCGGTAATTACCGCATCGGCGAGGCAGCGCCCGGCTCGGGATAAGCGGATCGAAACCGAATCATCAATCAGTAAATGATTATCTAACAACGGCTTGAGTCGCTCCCCCGCCAACTGATCGATGGAAAAGCCGGTTTGGTTTTCGAACGATTCCCGCAGAATTCCTTCCCGCCGACGCAGTTGGGTAAATATAGTTTCTCGGGCACGATCCAAGTCCGATAACCTCTCCGAACTCTGCGTCGGTGACTCTCCGGCGAATAATTTCTTCAGATAATTATCGAGGCTTCGCGTATTAGTTTCCCGGGTGCCTGCCAGATATCGCGCGGCACCTAAACCAAACCCGTAATAGCTCTCATTCGCCCAGTAAATTTGATTGTGTCTGCACTCCTGTCCCGGCTTGGCGAAATTGGAAATCTCGTACTGTTCCAACCCGAGACGAGGGAGTTCCGCCATCGCGTACTCATACATTTGGCCTTCGAGATCCTCGTCCAAAGCCACCACTTCCTTGCGTTCCCGCCGTTTCCACAACGGCGTCCCCTTCTCGTAGGTCAAACCGTAAGTCGAGATATGGCCGACGCCAAAATCGACAGCCGCTCGCAAGTCCCGCTGCCAGTCTTCCAGCCGTTGTTCCGGTACGGCGAAAATCAGATCGAGAGAAACCCGCGGAAAATGATCGTTACACATTTCAATGGCCGGGCGAATATCCGCGACCGAATGCACACGATCCAGTTCGATCAACGAATGATTCTCGAACGATTGCACCCCCAAGCTGATCCGATTGACTCCCCCCCCTTGGAGAATCGCAATTTTCTCGGCCGTGATGCTTTCGGGTGTGGCTTCAATCGAAAATTCGTCATAATTTTTGAACCAGATCCCTAACATCTGCATCAGGCGTTGGAGATTCGGCTCGGAAAGATAGGTGGGAGTACCGCCGCCAATGAAAAGCGTTTGAATTTCCTGGGAATTCACCAGGGAGGTAAGTTCCAATTCCAGTGCTTCGAGGTAGAGGGTCTGCAAGTGATCCTTGCCCGCGACTACCGCAAAATCGCAGTAGCCGCAGTGGTGCTTGCAGAACGGAATGTGAATATAGGCAGCTTGCGGAAGCGATATCATTCGCCGACAACAGTGTTTTTCAGAACACCCAGCCCTTCGATTTCCACTTCGGTCACGTCGCCCGGCTTGAGGAATACTTGAGGGGTAAGTGCATTACCGATACCCGGAGGAGTTCCTGTGAAAATTATATCCCCCGGCATCAAGGTCACGATCTGGGAGATGTACGAGACCATCTGCGGAATATTGAAAATAAACTGCTTGGTATTGCTATTCTGCATCGTTTTGCCGTTCAAACGCAACGAAATGTTCAGGTGATGCGGATCTTTCACCTCATCGGCCGTGACCAGCACAGGACCGATGGGAGCGAAGGTATCGAAGGTTTTCCCGGCCATCCACTGCTTGCCATCTTTTTCCATCTGCCAGTCGCGGGCGGACACGTCGTGCCCCACGGCATAACCCGCCACATAGCTTTGGGCCTGAGATTCCGGAATATATCGGCCCGTTTTGCCGATCACCAGCACCAGTTCGGCCTCGTAATCGACTTTGACGGAAACCTTGGGATGGATAATATTTTCGCCATGTCCGATGAGGGTATTGTTGAATTTGTTGAACAGAACCGGGTCGCGCGGGATCGGCAGATTGCACTCGATGGCGTGATCGCGATAGTTGAGTCCGACGCAGATAATCTTCTGAGGATCGATTACCGGAGCGTGCAATTTGGCCTCGGAAACCGCGACTTTGACCGCCTTGGGGTTCGATTTTGCGGCCTCGATTTTCGAATCGAGCGAACCCTGAGCTTCCAGAATAGTCTTAACATTGGAAGGCAGAGAAGGATCGGTGGCCTGGAGATCTATATAGAATTCCCCTGCTTGGACCGACGCCCGGGGTCCGGCCGGGGTGGCTAAAGTCGCAAAACGCATAATCGGTACTCTGAACGGAAGGAAAAAATTTTCGCTTCCGCTATTGAATGAGACCCCTTGCTGCCGGACCAGATGAGGCCTATACTTTCTGAACATTCCTCGATAGCTCAATGGTAGAGCATCCGACTGTTAATCGGACGGTTCTTGGTTCGAGTCCAAGTCGAGGAGCTTCATCTTTTATTTTGGCAGCATTTCAGCTGGTGCTCGGTTTCACCTTGTACCTTAACTCAGCCCAGAAATCCGGCAAACCCTCGCTGTCACCCGCCACTAACCGATTTGTTTTACTTCCAAGAATTAATTCCCCGGAGGCGCCGTTCCAACTTGAAAAGATTAGCTCTGAATCATCTTTCAGAACGTACTGCCTCTCTACCCTAACCTTCGACCTCAGTTTTTCCTCCGTTTCGCCAGCGCCAGAAGGCATACACGGGCATCCCTGCGGCCGCGATCCCGAGGCCGATCAAACTATTTTCCGGGTACTCATAAAAAAGTGCGGCCGTCACCGCGATGGTAGAAACCGTGAAAATTATAGTGGCTACAGGATGCCCCGGCATCGAGTCGGACATGTCGACC
The genomic region above belongs to Telmatocola sphagniphila and contains:
- a CDS encoding DUF1501 domain-containing protein; translation: MLPEISRREFTKLGMAGVLGGATAPWFTAFAQENAKNPKRQKSCILLWLSGGPATIDMWDLKPGHENGGPFKELSTDVPGLKLGEPLQKLSKFGKDLAIVRGMSTREGDHGRATYYLRTGYVQQGALQYPTLGSLFAKELGDPASEMPSFVSISPFRQLNNAAFTSGYLGPMFAPLIVGEGSFGPPPSGSMVDELLKVQDLDRPKDIEESQATGRFDLLKDLQNQFGSDRPNLVVQSQHLAYQRAVKLMKSVGAKAFDLTTEKDKTRDDYGRNLFGQGCLLARRLVERGVPFIEVNLGGWDTHQNNFDQVKNLAGILDSGWASLMADLRERGLLESTTILCMGEFGRTPKINGGRGRDHFPNAWSAVLAGGGIKGGQAYGKTSADGTTVEEGKTDVPDLLSTLALALGIDYNKNNASNVGRPVRVVDKVAKPIQSLIG
- a CDS encoding DUF1553 domain-containing protein, whose translation is MLVRNLLLLVGLGIGSQAALGQASKKESVPDREIREQKLADLIDSEFDKFWKKNDITPAPLADDAEFFRRISLDLVGRIPTVQEVRQFLTDRDPQKRAKLISRLEDRSQFYNYFANVLRQQWLPQTLENAQFADAGVGFEKYLREKLRNKEKLDVIVRDILTASSQFTDRQGRMQMEKDDPPAAFNRVNEFNPASVAAAASRLFMGVKLECAQCHNHPFNSFKREQFWELAAFFSEVNPTIAASGDAKARRSIVIPELGKTVTVKFINGEMPKFKDDKESPREVFVNWLTSKDNPYFAANMTNRIWQHFFGLGLTDPIDEPSEDNPPLIPELQKALAQAFIESGFDLQFMMNAIARSKVYQRSSKMTHQSQSNPKNFARANVRGMSGEQLYDSLVQATGLREGFQEIPQMVRGMRSGRAAIVSKFSSPEALIERQTSILQALTLMNGNFLNNQTDLNKSLFLAGVVDAPFLSPTGKIESLFLATLSRMPTKEELQKYQSYLDKSKDPETKKKNYTDIFWALLNSSEFMLNH
- the ileS gene encoding isoleucine--tRNA ligase, with amino-acid sequence MSFEKVATSGVDFPARESAILNFWAEKQIFEKLKAQNAGKPKWSFLDGPITANNPMGVHHAWNRTYKDAYCRYFAMTGHALRYQQGFDCQGLWVEVEVEKELKLHSKKDIEALVPGDPEASVAKFVNLCKARVDKYADIQTKQSIRLGYWMNWDTEEDFKKSPDNRKSYFTNSEENNYTIWSFLKKCHHRGLLYRGFDAMPWCGRCGTGISEMEKSEGYKIIAHRAIFVKFPLRDKPGENLIAWTTTPWTLTSNVAAAVNPELVYLKIKLGSEIYYIAKGAFKAARLEEQFKAKEWVEGVPKLKSLEQIFKEKAGKEGFEILGELKGEEMIGWAYNGPFDQVEAQNAPYGYPAELAEVVSKQGWSKDYSAKQAHRVIAWKDVGESEGTGIVHIAPGCGAEDFHLGKENLIPFVAPLDETGHFLPGFGELSGKHANPPETVDWIINYLKQKGILFAVEQYPHKYPHCWRCKQELLYRLVDEWYISMTWRDEIMRVVEQVTFLPESVNGRARELDWLRNMGDWMISKKRYWGLALPIWVDPQTGDFEVIGSREELKQRAVEGWSEFEGNTPHRPWVDQIKIRNPKTGNLMSRVPDVGNPWLDAGIVAFSTMKWNTDREYWKQWYPAEFITESFPGQFRNWFYALLAMSTMMSDGQPPFKTLLGFATVLDQDGRAMHKSEGNSIEFIGAAESGFTIDHPLKEKEQPKLPEGALSFEVVEKKDKEGKPIRAVRASYPPIGADVMRWLYCRHNPAQNLNFGPVPANELRAKFVLKLWNTYAFFVNYARLDDFDRTAEPIPFSQRSDLDRWILSDLQGLVKLARESFESFDTQRFCLEVESFIDDKLSNWYVRRSRRRFWKSEQGNDKSSAYQTLYVVLKSLAQLIAPIVPFLAEDLWQNLRSPKDAESVHLVAYPKVQEDWLDSTLSEEVNALLKLVSVGGAARNVAKIKTRQPLAELIVQPAEDAERRAAERFGDQLCEELNVKKVKIIPTDAPALMKDSVKLNMKTAGAKCGAKLKEVNAYIATLKASQLYEALKKGSFEIAEVPLESGDFIVNYEAPAGFAGVVEKGTQVLLDTKISPELRLEGLARDIIRNVQDLRKKANLEMEDRIVLSIESEAEEIRQSLQAHRNSIGEETLTTEWKEQLDNALDTTSVKIDGMPLTIRLKKA
- the purN gene encoding phosphoribosylglycinamide formyltransferase, producing the protein MSSDVRPVRLAVLLSGGGTTLQNLIDRAGDGSLSVQIVLVISSKPSVYGLERAKLANIPSLVLPRKSFPDLAAFSSANFAAIRESGAELVCLAGYLQKLLIPRDYQGKVLNIHPSLLPKFGGKGMYGHHVHEAVIAAGETESGCTVHYVDDEYDHGEIVLQRKVSISLADTPDSLAAKVFEQECLAYPEALRKVLASRQITPPSAR
- the hemW gene encoding radical SAM family heme chaperone HemW yields the protein MISLPQAAYIHIPFCKHHCGYCDFAVVAGKDHLQTLYLEALELELTSLVNSQEIQTLFIGGGTPTYLSEPNLQRLMQMLGIWFKNYDEFSIEATPESITAEKIAILQGGGVNRISLGVQSFENHSLIELDRVHSVADIRPAIEMCNDHFPRVSLDLIFAVPEQRLEDWQRDLRAAVDFGVGHISTYGLTYEKGTPLWKRRERKEVVALDEDLEGQMYEYAMAELPRLGLEQYEISNFAKPGQECRHNQIYWANESYYGFGLGAARYLAGTRETNTRSLDNYLKKLFAGESPTQSSERLSDLDRARETIFTQLRRREGILRESFENQTGFSIDQLAGERLKPLLDNHLLIDDSVSIRLSRAGRCLADAVITELMAG
- a CDS encoding fumarylacetoacetate hydrolase family protein; protein product: MRFATLATPAGPRASVQAGEFYIDLQATDPSLPSNVKTILEAQGSLDSKIEAAKSNPKAVKVAVSEAKLHAPVIDPQKIICVGLNYRDHAIECNLPIPRDPVLFNKFNNTLIGHGENIIHPKVSVKVDYEAELVLVIGKTGRYIPESQAQSYVAGYAVGHDVSARDWQMEKDGKQWMAGKTFDTFAPIGPVLVTADEVKDPHHLNISLRLNGKTMQNSNTKQFIFNIPQMVSYISQIVTLMPGDIIFTGTPPGIGNALTPQVFLKPGDVTEVEIEGLGVLKNTVVGE